The proteins below come from a single Mycobacterium parmense genomic window:
- the hemW gene encoding radical SAM family heme chaperone HemW: MPPAQAPVDLPDLQPIGGRPFGLYVHVPFCITRCGYCDFNTYTPAELGGVNPDAWLAALGRELGLAAARLGRPTVDTVFVGGGTPSLLGGPRLAALLDMVRETFTLAPGAEVSTEANPESTWPEFFDTIRAAGYTRVSLGMQSVAPRVLGVLDRVHTPNRSADAAREALAAGFDHVSLDLIYGTPGETDDDLLRSVDTAVATGVDHVSAYALTVEEGTALARRVRLGELTAPDNDVLAHRYELVDARLTDAGMNWYEVSNWCRPGGECRHNVGYWDGGQWWGAGPGAHGYVGATRWWNVKHPNAYAELLDDARLPVAGFEQLEDDALHTEDVMLKTRLRQGLPLGRLSPDERGRAETVVADGLLVPEGDRLVLTPRGRLLADAVVRALLD, translated from the coding sequence ATGCCCCCTGCCCAGGCGCCGGTTGACCTGCCGGACCTGCAGCCGATCGGCGGCCGACCGTTCGGGTTATACGTGCACGTTCCCTTCTGCATCACCCGCTGCGGCTACTGCGACTTCAACACCTACACCCCGGCCGAACTGGGCGGCGTCAATCCGGACGCCTGGCTGGCGGCGCTGGGCCGCGAGCTGGGACTGGCGGCCGCGCGGCTGGGCCGTCCGACGGTGGACACGGTGTTCGTCGGGGGAGGCACGCCGTCGCTGTTGGGGGGTCCGCGTCTGGCCGCCCTGCTCGACATGGTTCGCGAGACCTTCACCCTGGCGCCCGGCGCCGAGGTGAGCACCGAGGCCAACCCGGAGTCGACGTGGCCGGAATTCTTCGACACGATCCGCGCGGCCGGCTACACGCGGGTCTCGCTGGGCATGCAGTCGGTGGCGCCGCGTGTCCTCGGCGTCCTCGACCGGGTGCACACGCCGAACCGGTCGGCGGACGCCGCCCGCGAGGCGCTGGCCGCCGGTTTCGACCACGTCAGCCTCGACCTCATCTACGGCACTCCCGGGGAGACCGACGACGACCTGCTGCGTTCGGTCGACACGGCCGTCGCCACCGGGGTTGACCATGTCTCGGCTTACGCGCTGACAGTCGAGGAAGGCACCGCGTTGGCCAGACGGGTCCGGCTCGGCGAGCTGACCGCACCCGACAACGACGTGCTGGCGCATCGCTACGAGTTGGTCGACGCCCGGCTGACGGATGCGGGAATGAACTGGTACGAGGTGTCCAACTGGTGCCGGCCGGGCGGCGAGTGCCGGCACAACGTCGGCTACTGGGACGGCGGCCAGTGGTGGGGGGCAGGGCCCGGTGCGCACGGCTATGTCGGTGCGACGCGGTGGTGGAACGTCAAGCACCCCAACGCCTATGCGGAGCTGCTCGACGATGCGAGGCTTCCCGTCGCGGGATTCGAACAGCTCGAGGACGACGCACTGCACACCGAAGACGTGATGCTGAAAACTCGGCTGCGCCAAGGCCTTCCGCTGGGCCGGCTCAGTCCGGACGAACGCGGCCGCGCCGAGACCGTCGTCGCCGACGGCCTGCTGGTGCCCGAAGGCGACCGACTGGTTCTCACCCCGCGCGGGCGCCTGCTCGCCGACGCGGTGGTCAGAGCCCTGCTTGACTAG
- a CDS encoding sodium-dependent bicarbonate transport family permease yields MIHEFLQNFSHNLFKPLLLFFYFGFLIPILRVRFEFPYVIYQGLSMYLLVAIGWQGGEELAKVKPADIDNIAEFVALGLVLNFVFGGLTYVVLKYLTPLRRIDRATIAGYYGSDSAGTFATCVAFLTGVKIAFDAWMPVELAFMEIPGCLVALYLVARLRHRGMDEAGFMADEPGYTAAAKIGPGAAARRAGTESLDDENARGVEEERELSLEKLDRPDWEPGPGLRRAGGRRIPIFSREILQEVFLNPGLVLLVGGIAVGFIGAVQGQKVVHDQNELFVSAFQGVLCLFLLEMGMTASRKLRDVRPAGAGFILFGLLAPIVFGALGILAAYPFAYLTDTHFQPGTYVLFAVLCGSASYITLPAVQRLGIPEASPTLPLAASLGLTFSLIVTVGIPIYIEINHVVSHWFPGV; encoded by the coding sequence ATGATCCACGAGTTCCTGCAGAACTTCAGCCACAATCTGTTCAAACCGCTGCTGCTGTTTTTCTACTTCGGGTTCCTGATCCCGATCCTCAGGGTGCGGTTTGAGTTCCCCTATGTGATCTATCAAGGCCTGAGCATGTACCTGCTGGTCGCCATCGGCTGGCAGGGCGGCGAAGAACTCGCGAAAGTGAAGCCGGCCGATATCGACAACATCGCCGAGTTCGTCGCCTTGGGCCTCGTCCTGAATTTCGTGTTCGGCGGACTCACCTATGTCGTGCTGAAGTACTTGACGCCGCTGCGGCGGATCGACAGGGCAACCATCGCCGGTTATTACGGGTCCGACTCGGCGGGCACCTTCGCCACCTGCGTGGCGTTCCTGACCGGCGTCAAGATCGCGTTCGACGCGTGGATGCCGGTCGAGTTGGCCTTCATGGAGATTCCCGGCTGCCTGGTGGCGCTTTACCTGGTGGCCCGGTTGCGGCACAGGGGCATGGACGAGGCGGGTTTCATGGCCGACGAGCCGGGATATACGGCCGCGGCGAAAATCGGCCCGGGCGCGGCCGCCAGGCGAGCGGGCACGGAAAGCCTCGACGACGAAAACGCTCGCGGGGTCGAGGAGGAGCGCGAATTATCGCTGGAAAAGCTCGATCGCCCGGACTGGGAGCCCGGCCCGGGCCTGCGGCGCGCCGGGGGAAGACGGATCCCGATTTTCTCCCGCGAGATCTTGCAGGAAGTGTTTCTCAATCCCGGACTCGTCCTCCTGGTCGGCGGCATAGCCGTCGGCTTCATCGGGGCCGTACAGGGCCAGAAGGTCGTACACGACCAGAACGAGCTGTTCGTCTCGGCGTTTCAGGGTGTGCTGTGCCTGTTTCTGCTGGAGATGGGCATGACGGCCTCGCGAAAGCTGCGAGACGTCAGGCCCGCCGGCGCGGGGTTCATCCTCTTCGGCCTGCTGGCGCCGATTGTGTTCGGGGCGTTGGGAATTCTGGCCGCCTACCCCTTCGCCTACCTCACCGACACGCACTTCCAGCCCGGCACCTACGTGTTGTTCGCCGTGCTGTGTGGCTCGGCCTCCTACATCACGCTCCCGGCCGTGCAGCGGCTGGGCATTCCCGAGGCCAGCCCGACCTTGCCGCTCGCCGCGTCGCTGGGCCTGACCTTCTCGCTGATCGTCACGGTGGGGATTCCGATTTACATCGAGATCAACCATGTCGTTTCGCACTGGTTCCCCGGTGTGTGA
- a CDS encoding sodium-dependent bicarbonate transport family permease — protein sequence MLQEFWHNFTHNLFKPLLLFFYFGFLIPILKVRFEFPYVIYQGLTMYLLLAIGWHGGEELAKISSSDIAVIAGFMLLGFVLNFVIGGLAYLLLSGLTSLRRIDRATVAGYYGSDSAGTFATCVAVLAAVNLAFNAYMPVMLAVMEIPGCLVALYLVARLRHRGMDAAGNMADEPGYTPAKVGVGPGTAAKPPHGQSLEAENERGVEQELELSLEKLDHPDWEPSPPRPTGKVPILSRELFQEVFLNPGLVLLIGGIIIGLVSGLQGQKVVADDDKFFVLAFQGVLCLFLLEMGMTASRKLKDLRTAGPGFIFFGLLAPNIFAPLGIIVAHCYAALTHADFKPGTYVLFAVLCGAASYIAVPAVQRLAIPEASPTLPLAASLGLTFSYNVTIGIPLYIEINRLVAHFF from the coding sequence ATGCTGCAAGAGTTCTGGCATAACTTCACCCACAACTTGTTCAAGCCGCTGCTGCTCTTCTTCTACTTCGGGTTCCTGATCCCCATCCTGAAGGTGCGGTTCGAATTCCCGTACGTGATCTACCAGGGCCTGACGATGTACCTACTGCTGGCCATCGGCTGGCACGGAGGCGAAGAACTCGCCAAGATCAGCTCGTCCGACATCGCCGTCATCGCCGGCTTCATGTTGTTGGGCTTCGTCCTGAACTTCGTGATCGGCGGCCTGGCCTATCTGTTGCTGTCCGGATTGACTTCGCTGCGCAGAATCGACCGAGCGACCGTCGCCGGCTATTACGGATCCGATTCAGCCGGGACGTTCGCCACCTGCGTGGCGGTCCTGGCCGCCGTCAACCTGGCGTTCAACGCCTACATGCCGGTGATGCTCGCCGTCATGGAGATTCCGGGCTGCCTGGTGGCGCTGTACCTGGTCGCACGGCTGCGGCATCGGGGGATGGACGCCGCGGGCAACATGGCCGACGAGCCCGGATACACCCCGGCCAAGGTCGGGGTGGGCCCAGGCACGGCGGCGAAGCCCCCGCACGGCCAGAGCCTGGAGGCCGAGAACGAGCGCGGGGTCGAGCAGGAACTGGAGCTGTCGCTGGAAAAGCTCGATCATCCCGACTGGGAGCCCAGCCCGCCCCGGCCGACGGGCAAAGTTCCGATCCTCTCGCGCGAGCTCTTCCAGGAGGTGTTCCTCAACCCCGGGCTGGTGCTGCTGATCGGCGGCATCATCATCGGCCTCGTCAGTGGGCTGCAGGGCCAGAAGGTCGTTGCCGACGACGACAAATTCTTCGTGCTGGCATTCCAGGGCGTCCTGTGTCTGTTCCTGCTCGAGATGGGCATGACCGCCTCCCGCAAGCTCAAAGACCTCCGTACCGCCGGCCCCGGTTTCATCTTCTTCGGCCTTCTGGCGCCTAATATTTTTGCGCCGCTCGGGATCATCGTCGCGCACTGCTACGCGGCCCTGACCCACGCCGACTTCAAGCCGGGCACCTACGTGCTGTTCGCGGTGCTCTGCGGTGCGGCGTCCTACATCGCGGTGCCGGCAGTTCAGCGGCTGGCGATCCCCGAGGCGAGCCCGACCCTGCCGCTGGCTGCTTCGCTGGGTCTGACGTTCTCGTACAACGTCACCATCGGTATCCCGCTCTACATCGAGATCAACCGCCTGGTCGCCCACTTCTTCTAG
- a CDS encoding salicylate synthase — MTEVSVETSSASSPSPAIPLPSHVDPADLAAALAAALPERAGEEYLLYEYDGQWVLASGVAAMIELDSDELRVIRGGVTQRQRWSGRPGPVLGEAIDRLLLETDQVFGWVAFEFGVYRYGLHRRLAPATPLARVFWPRTRIVVSGEAVRVYGAANGLREAVLGLLADGVPEPPAPRAIDVVADPTRYRDRVATAVREIATGNYHKVILSRSVQVPFPLDFPATYRLGRRHNTPVRSFLLRLGGIRAVGYSPELVAAVGNDGAVVTEPLAGTRALGRGAARDRQAREDLESNSKEIVEHAISVRSSLREMAEIAAPGTAAVTDFMTVRERGSVQHLGSTVSGRLDASSDRMDALEALFPAVTASGIPKAAGVEAILRLDEGPRGLYSGAVVMVSSGGRLDAALTLRAAYECDGATWLRAGAGIIEESTPEREFEETCEKLSTLAPYLIARRPG; from the coding sequence GTGACCGAGGTCAGCGTAGAGACGAGTTCCGCGAGCTCCCCGTCCCCGGCGATTCCCCTCCCGTCGCACGTCGATCCGGCCGACCTGGCCGCCGCGCTCGCCGCAGCGTTGCCGGAACGCGCGGGCGAGGAGTACCTGCTCTACGAATACGACGGCCAATGGGTGCTGGCCAGCGGCGTTGCGGCCATGATCGAGCTGGACAGCGACGAGCTGCGGGTGATCCGCGGTGGGGTGACTCAGAGGCAACGCTGGTCCGGCCGTCCCGGCCCGGTGCTCGGTGAGGCCATCGACCGGCTCCTGCTCGAGACCGACCAGGTCTTCGGTTGGGTCGCCTTCGAGTTCGGGGTCTACCGCTACGGGCTGCACCGGCGGTTGGCGCCGGCAACGCCCCTGGCCCGTGTGTTTTGGCCGCGCACCCGCATCGTCGTGAGCGGCGAAGCGGTTCGCGTGTACGGCGCAGCGAACGGACTTCGCGAGGCGGTGCTGGGCCTACTCGCCGACGGCGTGCCCGAGCCGCCCGCCCCTCGTGCCATCGACGTCGTCGCCGACCCGACCCGATACCGCGATCGGGTTGCGACGGCCGTCCGTGAGATCGCCACCGGCAATTACCACAAGGTGATCCTGTCCCGAAGTGTGCAGGTGCCTTTCCCTCTCGATTTCCCCGCCACCTACCGGCTCGGTCGCCGGCACAACACCCCCGTGAGGTCGTTCCTGTTGCGGCTGGGCGGGATTCGCGCGGTGGGCTACAGTCCCGAGCTCGTCGCGGCCGTCGGCAACGACGGCGCCGTGGTGACCGAACCGCTGGCGGGAACCCGCGCCCTCGGTCGCGGCGCGGCGCGGGACCGCCAGGCCCGCGAGGACCTCGAATCCAACTCCAAAGAGATTGTCGAGCATGCGATCTCGGTACGCAGTTCGCTGCGGGAGATGGCCGAGATAGCCGCACCGGGGACCGCGGCGGTCACCGACTTCATGACGGTGCGCGAACGCGGCAGCGTCCAGCACCTGGGCTCCACGGTCAGCGGCCGCCTGGACGCCTCCAGTGACCGGATGGACGCACTGGAGGCGCTCTTTCCGGCGGTCACCGCGTCGGGTATTCCCAAGGCGGCCGGCGTAGAGGCGATCCTGCGTCTGGACGAGGGGCCGCGCGGACTGTATTCCGGTGCGGTCGTCATGGTTTCGTCCGGCGGACGACTGGACGCGGCGCTGACGCTGCGGGCGGCCTACGAATGCGACGGGGCCACGTGGCTTCGCGCCGGCGCGGGAATCATCGAGGAGTCAACGCCGGAACGCGAGTTCGAGGAGACCTGTGAGAAGCTCTCCACGCTCGCGCCATACCTGATCGCTCGCCGCCCCGGCTGA